In Lascolabacillus massiliensis, a single genomic region encodes these proteins:
- a CDS encoding thymidylate synthase, whose product MKQYLDLLQRVLNEGTKKEDRTGTGTISIFGHQSRFSMSDGFPVLTTKKLNLKSIIHELLWFLKGDTNIKYLNDNGVHIWDEWAEENGDLGHIYGYQWRSWPDYNGGHIDQITQVVKDLKNNPDSRRIIVSSWNVADLPNMNLPPCHAFFQFYVADGKLSLQLYQRSADLFLGVPFNIASYSLLLKMMAQVTNLEEGDFIHTFGDAHIYLNHLEQVKLQLTREPRPLPQMKINPDVKDIFKFRYEDFELVNYDPHPHIKGKVSV is encoded by the coding sequence ATGAAACAATATCTTGATTTATTGCAAAGAGTACTTAACGAAGGTACTAAGAAAGAAGATCGTACAGGTACCGGTACCATCAGCATATTCGGTCATCAAAGCCGATTCAGCATGAGTGATGGTTTTCCCGTACTTACAACCAAAAAACTTAATCTGAAATCTATTATACATGAACTATTATGGTTCCTAAAAGGGGATACCAATATAAAGTACCTGAATGATAATGGTGTCCATATCTGGGATGAATGGGCAGAAGAGAATGGGGACCTGGGACATATTTACGGTTATCAATGGCGTTCCTGGCCAGACTATAATGGAGGACATATAGATCAGATTACCCAAGTGGTGAAAGATTTAAAGAACAATCCTGATTCGAGGCGAATAATAGTTAGCTCCTGGAATGTTGCAGATCTTCCAAATATGAACCTGCCACCTTGTCATGCTTTCTTTCAATTTTATGTTGCAGATGGTAAACTAAGTCTGCAGCTATACCAAAGAAGTGCAGATCTTTTTCTTGGTGTCCCTTTCAACATTGCTTCATATTCACTTCTCCTAAAAATGATGGCTCAGGTGACAAACCTGGAAGAGGGTGATTTTATTCATACGTTTGGCGATGCACATATTTATTTAAATCATTTAGAACAAGTAAAACTTCAACTAACACGTGAACCACGTCCGCTACCGCAGATGAAAATTAACCCTGATGTAAAGGATATTTTTAAATTCAGATATGAAGATTTTGAGCTAGTGAATTATGATCCGCATCCTCATATTAAAGGCAAGGTTTCAGTATGA
- a CDS encoding DUF937 domain-containing protein: MDISELLNSSTGQSLIRSISDKLGINEKEASGVVSTAIPAILAGMTKNAQTAEGAESLNRAIESKHDGSLLDNLSNILQGQTQELQNDGDGILGHVFGSKRTAVEQTLSKKTGVSSGKIGPLLALLAPIVMAYLGKEKRKTSTGGGGLGDLLGGLLGSGSQGRSGGGIMDMISGTLDKDGDGDVIDDIFDMFSKKR, from the coding sequence ATGGATATATCAGAATTACTAAACAGCTCAACTGGACAATCCTTAATCAGGAGTATTTCCGATAAATTGGGAATTAACGAGAAAGAAGCCTCAGGAGTAGTTAGCACTGCTATACCTGCTATACTTGCAGGAATGACTAAAAATGCTCAAACAGCTGAAGGGGCCGAGAGTCTAAACAGAGCCATAGAATCAAAGCATGATGGTTCGCTTTTGGATAACCTGTCAAATATTCTGCAAGGGCAGACACAGGAATTACAAAATGATGGAGATGGTATACTTGGACATGTATTTGGTAGTAAAAGAACAGCTGTAGAACAAACACTTTCTAAAAAAACAGGTGTTAGTTCCGGGAAAATAGGGCCTCTACTTGCTCTGCTTGCACCAATAGTAATGGCATACTTGGGAAAAGAAAAAAGAAAGACAAGTACAGGGGGAGGGGGGTTAGGTGATCTTCTGGGAGGATTGCTTGGAAGTGGAAGTCAAGGTCGATCAGGTGGAGGAATCATGGACATGATTAGTGGAACACTCGATAAAGATGGCGATGGTGATGTAATCGATGATATATTTGATATGTTTAGTAAGAAAAGATAA